A single window of Girardinichthys multiradiatus isolate DD_20200921_A chromosome 15, DD_fGirMul_XY1, whole genome shotgun sequence DNA harbors:
- the fkbp1b gene encoding peptidyl-prolyl cis-trans isomerase FKBP1B, translating into MGVEVETISPGDGRTFPKKGQTCVVHYIGMLQNGKKFDSSRDRNKPFKFKIGRMEVIKGWEEGVAQMSLGQRAKLTCTPDMAYGATGHPGVIPPNATLIFDVELLKLE; encoded by the exons ATGGGCGTAGAAGTCGAGACCATATCCCCAGGTGATG GGCGAACATTTCCAAAGAAAGGCCAAACATGTGTTGTTCATTACATAG GTATGCTGCAGAATGGGAAAAAGTTTGACTCCTCTCGAGACAGGAACAAGCCCTTTAAGTTCAAGATTGGGCGGATGGAGGTTATAAAAGGCTGGGAGGAAGGAGTAGCACAG ATGAGCCTCGGCCAGAGGGCGAAACTCACCTGCACACCAGACATGGCTTATGGAGCGACAGGCCACCCTGGAGTCATCCCGCCAAATGCCACGCTTATTTTTGATGTGGAGCTGCTCAAGCTGGAGTGA
- the LOC124881708 gene encoding WD repeat and coiled-coil-containing protein, with amino-acid sequence MDLGKAKLLRSGLNTLHQAIHPVHGIAWTDGKQVCLTALYFLNGELKFGDTNVIGQFEHVFGLFWGPLCCSDSPALLAVQHKKHVTVWQLQLSALEQNKLLCTQTCEMSEPFPLLSQGCVWHPKLDMLAVLTKRDTSVLFSVRVDNRRIKADIKGSGLIHCACWTKDGTRLVVAIGSALHSFIWNDIQKSLVACTFCPIFDVGGYICAIEATGEVQVAVATELPLDKLCGLNSGIAFDLPTETEPLQSQGSHVVMSDDDSVQDSRRRSFESERSYIPSSSPFDLTHLLARHRRSDPSPLIHLRRRDTISGSGQDSSHLVLVTYERKVTTTQKVSIPGILVPDIVAFDPRASTVAVASNTCNMVLVYCITASAMPNIQQISLQINERPKGVCFLNDKVLLLMVGKQKSNDPAFLPSSNTDKYILRLIAKELIYDGGTANAPSPSGVNHESSSNFCAGIRRHSEHLSKDDRERPGIKDLLLPGRGVVCSPASRRRLVEEVRSNEPSSITSSVDVSERPERASSSTSSITVENFDMDHVNRMASLAVGGQASRDSSRASSPRFEPAEKIHSEPPTLPMPGKTSGQARECSLEQLVHNMERLNTSFADVQQCLKEIRDYTQNGKKAQTVYPNATDPPYVNVTCQKQLSENVFIDERRPVLLCDGKLCLRAIQDLFNLNIVEMMYGPLWIVLVADADGFVPLTFKPKDELTVRNGKRKSTLRTPGSPENSCPSSPAPSQNPTTAETST; translated from the exons ATGGATCTTGGTAAGGCAAAGCTGCTTAGGAGCGGACTCAACACGCTACACCAAGCCATCCACCCTGTGCACGGGATTGCATGGACAGATGGAAAGCAGGTCTGCCTGACGGCTCTCTACTTCCTTAATGGCGAGCTGAAGTTTGGAGACACTAATGTTATCGGGCAGTTtgagcatgtctttggactctTCTGGGGCCCGTTGTGCTGCTCAGATTCCCCCGCACTCCTGGCTGTCCAGCATAAGAAACACGTTACGGTGTGGCAGCTTCAGCTCAGTGCCCTTGAGCAGAACAAGCTGCTGTGCACGCAGACCTGTGAAATGAGTGAGCCCTTCCCTTTGCTCTCTCAAGGCTGTGTCTGGCATCCTAAACTGGACATGCTGGCCGTGCTGACGAAGCGAGACACATCCGTATTGTTTTCTGTCAGGGTGGACAACAGGAGGATCAAAGCAGACATCAAAGGTAGTGGACTCATTCATTGCGCTTGTTGGACTAAGGATGGCACGCGCCTGGTGGTGGCTATAGGCAGTGCTCTTCATTCGTTCATTTGGAATGACATCCAAAAAAGTCTGGTGGCATGCACCTTCTGCCCCATCTTTGACGTGGGGGGCTACATCTGTGCAATCGAGGCCACCGGGGAGGTTCAGGTAGCTGTGGCTACAGAGCTACCTCTTGATAAATTATGTGGGTTGAACTCTGGCATAGCTTTTGACCTGCCGACAGAGACAGAACCTCTACAAAGCCAGGGCTCGCACGTGGTCATGTCAGATGATGATAGCGTTCAGGATTCAAGGAGGAGGTCATTTGAGTCAGAGAGATCATACATCCCCAGCTCAAGCCCCTTTGATCTTACCCATCTCTTGGCGAGGCACCGTCGCTCGGATCCCAGCCCACTTATTCACTTGCGCCGCAGGGACACCATTTCTGGTTCTGGGCAGGACAGCTCACACCTCGTTCTGGTTACATATGAGAGGAAGGTAACTACCACTCAAAAAGTCAGCATTCCAGGGATTTTGGTCCCGGATATTGTTGCTTTTGATCCTCGTGCCTCTACAGTTGCAGTTGCTTCCAATACCTGCAACATGGTTCTCGTGTATTGTATCACAGCCTCCGCTATGCCGAACATTCAGCAGATTTCTCTGCAGATAAACGAAAGGCCCAAAGGTGTCTGCTTCCTCAATGACAAGGTGCTGCTGTTGATGGTGGGCAAGCAGAAGTCTAACGATCCTGCCTTTCTTCCGTCTTCCAACACGGACAAATATATTCTTCGCCTCATAGCCAAAGAGCTTATATACGATGGAGGAACAGCTAATGCACCATCCCCCTCTGGTGTCAACCACGAGTCTTCTTCTAATTTCTGCGCAGGGATTAGGAGGCACTCAGAGCACCTGTCAAAGGATGACAGAGAGCGCCCAGGGATAAAAGATTTGTTGCTGCCAGGAAGGGGGGTAGTTTGTTCGCCCGCGAGCAGACGCAGGCTGGTTGAGGAGGTCAGGAGCAACGAACCCAGCTCCATCACCAGCTCCGTGGACGTCTCTGAGCGACCAGAAAGAGCCTCGTCCAGTACCTCGTCCATCACAGTTGAGAACTTTGACATGGACCACGTCAATCGAATGGCCAGCCTGGCGGTGGGAGGCCAGGCCAGCAGAGATTCCAGCCGGGCAAGTTCTCCTCGCTTTGAGCCAGCGGAGAAGATTCACTCGGAGCCTCCGACGCTGCCGATGCCAGGGAAAACATCCGGACAGGCAAGAGAGTGCTCCCTGGAGCAGCTTGTTCACAACATGGAAAGGCTTAATACAAGCTTCGCAGATGTGCAGCAGTGCCTGAAAGAAATCAGAGATTATACACAGAACGGCAAAAAGGCCCAAACGGTCTATCCCAACGCAACTGATCCCCCGTATGTCAATGTCACGTGCCAG AAGCAGTTATCAGAGAACGTGTTCATCGACGAGAGGAGACCAGTGCTCCTGTGTGATGGAAAGCTTTGTCTGCGTGCCATCCAAGACCTTTTCAATCTTAACATTGTGGAGATGATGTACG GACCGTTGTGGATCGTACTTGTGGCAGATGCTGATGGCTTCGTGCCTCTGACGTTTAAACCCAAAGATGAACTGACAGTGCGCAACGGGAAGAGGAAATCTACCCTGCGGACTCCTGGAAGTCCGGAGAATTCCTGCCCATCCAGTCCAGCCCCCAGCCAAAACCCTACGACTGCAGAGACCTCCACATAG